The Gemmatimonadota bacterium sequence GGAATGGTGCCCGAGCTTCAAGCACGACTGCGTGGCGCCCTGGCCCCTCTGTTACCTCCACGCTCCGCGCATTCCTGAGGGGGCGCGTGTCGTCGTCTTTCATGGGAGTCCGAAACCGGACGAAGCGGTGGAGGGGATAGGGGGGAAGTGGTATCGCCCGATCCTTCCAACGCCCTGGATCCGCGATCACTGGGACGAAAGGTGACTCGGATCGTTGGCGTGGTCCTCGTCCGCAACGAGGAGCACTGAAGCGGTCGCGGGCCGAGGGGTGCCCCATTCAGGGCGCGGCAGGATGGTCAGGGCGCGAGCAGATCGCGGCCGAGGGCGGCGACGCTTGCGGCCCCGACGAGCTGAAAGGTTCGCTCGACCTCACGTCGGAGTAAGGTGAGAACCCGCTCCACTCCTTTCTCCCCGTCGACCGCGAGACCCCAGAGGTAGGGCCTTCCGATGAGTACCGCGCGCGCCCCGAGCGCGAGCGCCTTCACCACATCAGTGCCGCGTCGGATTCCGCCGTCCACGAGGACCGGAACCCTGCCTTCGACCCCATCCACGACGCGGGGGAGGGCTCGGATCGTCGGCTCCGCGGTGTCCAGCTGCCTACCCCCGTGATTGGAGACGATGATACCGGCGGCGCCCTGATCGGCGGCGAGCCGCGCATCCTCGGGGGTCACGATTCCCTTGACGAGGATCGGGAGTTTCGTGCGGGCGCGCAGCCACTCGAGGGCGGACCAGTCGAGAGACGGATCGAACTGCTTCCCGATGTACGCGCCGAGTCCGGACCCGGAGACCTCCGGAAAGCGGGAGTGATCGAGCCCCGTGAAGTTGGCCATCTCGATCCCAGGAGGGAGCTGGAAGCGATTTCGGGCGTCGCGCTCGCGGTGGCCCTGAACGGGGACCGTGACGGTGAGGCAGATCGCCCCGTATCCGGCCGCCTCCGCGCGTTCGACGAGTTCGGCCGCGAGGGCCCGGTCCCGGAAGAGGTAGAGTTGGAACCAGAGTGGGCCACCTTCATTCGCGATCCCTTCCAGGGCCACGGTCGAAAGGGAGCTCGCCACGAAAATCGTACCCGCCTCCTTGGCAGCCCTCGCCGTGGCCCGCTCTCCCTCGAGGTTCGCGAGGCGCTGAAACGCGGTGGGCGCCAGGAGAACCGGGAAGGAGACGCGCTCCCCGAGGATCTCGACCGAGGTGTCCACGCGGCTGACGTCCACCAGGACGCGCGGGCGGAGGAAGAGGTCGGAGTAAGCGTCAACGTTCGCGCGGACCGTCCGTTCGTCATCCGCGCCTCCGGCGTAATAGTCGTAGGTCGCGGCGGGGAGCTGTGCGCGGGCGAGCGGCTCGAAGTCGGAGAGGTTGAGCGGAGCGCGGGCCGGGTCGGTCATGGCGCCATGTTTGCACCGGGCAGGGGCGGGCGCAACATTGGCTCGATGGAGAGGCTACGCCGTCCGGCGCTCTTGGCGCTCGCCTTTGTTTCCTTCGCGACCACTTTTTGCGGCGTCGATTCTGCGTCCGCTCAGGTGGCGGCCCCGAAGCGGCTTCTTTTCCTGACGCACGCGGGTCTC is a genomic window containing:
- a CDS encoding alpha-hydroxy acid oxidase, whose protein sequence is MTDPARAPLNLSDFEPLARAQLPAATYDYYAGGADDERTVRANVDAYSDLFLRPRVLVDVSRVDTSVEILGERVSFPVLLAPTAFQRLANLEGERATARAAKEAGTIFVASSLSTVALEGIANEGGPLWFQLYLFRDRALAAELVERAEAAGYGAICLTVTVPVQGHRERDARNRFQLPPGIEMANFTGLDHSRFPEVSGSGLGAYIGKQFDPSLDWSALEWLRARTKLPILVKGIVTPEDARLAADQGAAGIIVSNHGGRQLDTAEPTIRALPRVVDGVEGRVPVLVDGGIRRGTDVVKALALGARAVLIGRPYLWGLAVDGEKGVERVLTLLRREVERTFQLVGAASVAALGRDLLAP